A section of the Phaseolus vulgaris cultivar G19833 chromosome 8, P. vulgaris v2.0, whole genome shotgun sequence genome encodes:
- the LOC137824892 gene encoding uncharacterized protein, whose product MFWSTFNKLQLSSNQLRPYDDYLYGFVGDQVEVMRHVELRTTFTDDTSSRTINIKYLFVNVPSAYNILLGRPALNRLGAVASMRHMKIKLPSLEGGVVTIKFDQKVAKKCYENSLKAKRGVCAITAQPQEAEGVTRAEITRERQPKPAGEVQEREIGGKKFKLSKSLSQEMQNQIAEVIARHLNAFAWSASDMPDIDPDFLCHRFTMDPKVKPVLQRQRKFNEERRLVIRQETQSC is encoded by the coding sequence ATGTTTTGGTCAACCTTTAACAAATTGCAGTTATCGTCCAACCAGCTGAGACCATACGACGACTATTTGTATGGCTTCGTGGGAGACCAGGTAGAAGTGATGAGGCATGTGGAGTTAAGGACGACCTTCACGGACGACACCTCATCTCGAACCATCAACATCAAATACCTTTTCGTTAACGTTccttcagcctacaacatcctcTTAGGCAGACCTGCCCTGAACAGGTTAGGAGCAGTGGCCTCGATGAGGCACATGAAAATCAAGTTGCCTTCCCTTGAGGGAGGGGTAGTTACAATCAAGTTCGACCAGAAGGTGGCAAAAAAGTGCTACGAGAATAGCTTGAAGGCTAAAAGGGGAGTATGTGCAATCACCGCCCAGCCCCAGGAGGCAGAAGGGGTCACACGTGCGGAGATCACCCGGGAAAGGCAACCTAAGCCTGCAGGCGAGGTTCAGGAaagagagatcggaggaaagaagTTCAAGCTTAGCAAGTCCTTAAGCCAAGAAATGCAAAACCAGATCGCCGAAGTCATAGCACGGCATCTGAACGCctttgcatggtctgcctcggacatgcccgacATCGACCCTGACTTTCTGTGCCATCGGTTCACGATGGATCCAAAGGTCAAACCTGTCCTACAAAGGcaaaggaagttcaacgaggaaagaCGCCTAGTCATCAGGCAAGAGACCCAAAGTTGTTGA